In Prunus dulcis chromosome 2, ALMONDv2, whole genome shotgun sequence, a single genomic region encodes these proteins:
- the LOC117619305 gene encoding glycine--tRNA ligase, chloroplastic/mitochondrial 2 isoform X2: protein MAILALPLVISFLKPHTSRLFLLRSGKPNPTHLCNPLGYCRRFTKTSVSAISTSAAPQHDSSTNPISVPQKTSVLTFQQAIQRLQEYWASVGCAIMQCSNTEVGAGTMNPLTFLRVLGPEPWHVAYVEPSVRPDDSRYGENPNRLQKHTQFQVILKPDPGNSQDLFIRSLSALGIDVCAHDIRFVEDNWESPVLGAWGLGWEIWMDGMEITQFTYFQQAGSLHLSPVSVEITYGLERILMLLQGVDHFKKIQYADGITYGELFLENEKEMSAYYLENAGVHHVQKHFDLFEEEARSLLSSGLAIPAYDQLLKTSHAFNILDSRGFVGVTERARYFGRMRSLARQCAQLWLKSRESLGYPLGVVSETVSLVCPEELVEAAVKKVHDDSRLFVLEIGTEELPPQDVVDASQQLKDLMVQLLAKQRLSHGDVQAFGTPRRLVVSVENLCTKQMENEVEVRGPPVSKSFDDHGNPTKAAEGFCRRYSAQLNSLYRKSDGKTEYVYARVIESARFALEVLSEDLPNAIAKISFPKSMRWNSQVMFSRPIRWILALHGDVVVPFTFAEVLSGNLSYGLRNTSSATVVVESAESYAGAMRNAGINIEMEERKKTVLEGSNALARSVNGQVFIQEGLLNEVMQKHQKYIAVRDENGSLLPYFIAVANGAIDETVVKKGNEAVLRARYEDAKFFYEMDTRKQFSEFRSLLKGILFHEKLGTMLDKVLRIQNMVNKLSLALGMDDNTNKTVQSAASLAMADLATAVVTEFTSLSGVMARHYALRDGYSEQVAEALFEIMLPRFSGDILPKTDAGIVLSIADRLDSLVGLFSAGCQPSSANDPFGLRRISYGLVQVLVEQDKHLDLRQALELAADVQPLKVDPSTVNDAHQFVTRRLEQYLVDKGISSEVVRSVLAERANLPCLAARSACKMEALSKGSLFPKVVEAYSRPTRIVRGKDVDPHIEVDEAAFETDEEKALWSSFLSVRNKICHGIEIDEFVEISSQLLQPLEDFFNHVFVMVEEERVRKNRLALLKKISDLPSGIADLSILPGF from the exons ATGGCCATCCTCGCTCTCCCTCTAGTCATCTCCTTTCTCAAGCCCCACACTTCCCGCCTCTTTCTCCTCCGCTCCGGCAAGCCCAATCCTACCCATCTCTGCAACCCACTCGGCTACTGCCGCCGCTTCACCAAAACCAGCGTCTCTGCAATTAGCACCTCTGCTGCTCCACAGCATGACTCTTCTACGAACCCAATTAGTGTTCCCCAGAAAACCTCTGTCCTCACTTTCCAACAAGCCATTCAACGCCTCCAG GAATATTGGGCTTCGGTTGGATGTGCCATAATGCAATGTAGCAACACAGAG GTTGGAGCTGGGACTATGAATCCCTTGACATTCTTAAGGGTTCTTGGTCCAGAACCGTGGCATGTTGC GTATGTGGAGCCTAGTGTTCGACCAGATGATAGTCGTTATGGCGAAAACCCAAACAGGCTCCAGAAACACACTCAATTTCAG GTTATATTGAAGCCTGACCCTGGAAACTCACAAGACCTTTTCATCCGCAGCTTATCAGCTTTAG GTATCGATGTTTGTGCACATGATATACGATTTGTGGAGGACAACTGGGAGAGTCCG GTGCTTGGAGCTTGGGGTTTGGGTTGGGAAATCTGGATGGATGGGATGGAGATTACTCAGTTCACCTACTTTCAGCAG GCTGGAAGTCTTCACTTGTCGCCAGTATCTGTTGAAATCACTTATGGTCTTGAGCGTATCCTCATGTTGCTTCAG GGAGTTGatcattttaagaaaattcAATACGCTGATGGAATTACATATGGGGAGCTTTTCTTGGAGAATGA GAAGGAAATGAGTGCATATTATCTAGAGAATGCTGGGGTGCACCATGTTCAGAAGCATTTTGATCTTTTTGAGGAGGAAGCTCGCTCCTTGCTTTCTTCAGGCCTAGCAATACCTGC GTATGATCAGCTTCTGAAAACATCTCACGCTTTTAATATCTTAGACTCTAGAGGCTTTGTTGGGGTAACAGAGCGTGCTCGGTACTTTGGGCGGATGCGTAG TTTAGCTCGTCAGTGTGCACAACTTTGGTTAAAGAGCAGGGAATCTCTTGGATATCCACTGGGCGTGGTTTCTGAAACTGTTAGTCTTGTATGTCCTGAAGAGCTTGTGGAGGCAGCAGTTAAAAAG GTGCATGATGATTCAAGGTTATTTGTTCTTGAAATTGGGACTGAAGAGCTGCCACCTCAAGATGTTGTTGATGCAAGCCAGCAA TTGAAAGATTTAATGGTTCAGTTACTAGCAAAGCAAAGACTGAGCCATGGTGACGTACAAGCTTTTGGCACACCTCGCCGACTGGTG GTTTCTGTTGAGAATCTCTGCACTAAACAAATGGAGAATGAGGTTGAGGTTCGAGGGCCTCCTGTTTCAAAATCTTTTGATGATCATGGAAATCCTACGAAG GCTGCCGAGGGTTTCTGCCGGAGATACTCTGCACAATTGAACTCGTTATATAGAAAGTCTGATG GGAAAACAGAATATGTCTATGCTCGTGTAATAGAATCCGCCAGATTTGCTTTGGAG GTTTTGTCTGAGGATTTGCCTAATGCGATTgcaaaaatttcatttccaaAGTCAATGCGCTGGAACTCTCAG GTTATGTTTAGCAGACCTATTCGTTGGATTTTGGCACTGCATGGAGATGTAGTTGTGCCCTTTACTTTTGCTGAAGTTTTGAG tggAAACCTGTCTTATGGTCTTCGTAACACTTCTTCAGCTACTGTCGTG GTTGAAAGTGCTGAATCCTATGCCGGTGCAATGAGGAATGCTGGGATCAATATTGAAATGGAG GAACGTAAGAAAACAGTATTGGAGGGCTCTAATGCATTAGCCAGAAGTGTAAACGGACAAGTGTTTATTCAGGAAGGCTTACTCAATGAG GTTATGCAGAAGCATCAGAAGTATATTGCTGTGAGGGATGAAAATGGAAGTCTTTTGCCATACTTCATTGCT GTGGCAAATGGAGCAATTGATGAGACCGTGGTCAAAAAAGGAAATGAGGCTGTACTGAG AGCTCGCTATGAAGATGCTAAATTCTTCTATGAAATGGATACACGGAAACAGTTTTCAGAATTTAGAAGTCTACTTAAAGGGATTCTTTTCCAT GAGAAGTTAGGAACAATGTTGGACAAGGTGCTGCGCATTCAGAATATGGTTAACAAACTAAGCTTGGCCCTTGGAATGGATGACAACACAAATAAAACTGTCCAGAGTGCTGCATCACTTGCTATGGCAGATCTGGCTACAGCAGTTGTCACAGAATTTACTTCCCTTTCAGGAGTAATGGCTCGTCATTATGCTCTTAGAGATGGCTATTCAGAGCAG GTTGCAGAGGCTTTGTTTGAGATCATGCTTCCGAGATTTTCTGGAGATATACTTCCTAAAACTGATGCAGGCATAGTTCTGTCCATTGCTGACAG ATTAGATAGCCTTGTCGGCTTATTTTCTGCTGGTTGTCAGCCCAGTTCTGCTAATGACCCATTTGGCCTGAGACGAATCTCTTATGGTCTT gTCCAGGTGTTGGTGGAACAAGATAAGCATCTGGACTTACGACAAGCATTGGAACTTGCTGCAGATGTCCAACCCCTTAAAGTAGATCCAAGTACTGTAAATGAT GCACATCAATTTGTGACAAGGAGATTAGAGCAATATCTG GTTGATAAGGGAATAAGTTCAGAAGTGGTTCGTTCTGTCCTTGCAGAGCGTGCAAACTTGCCTTGCCTGGCAGCAAGGTCTGCATGTAAA ATGGAAGCCTTGTCGAAAGGCTCGCTTTTCCCAAAGGTTGTTGAAGCATATTCTCGTCCGACAAGAATAGTCCGAGGAAAGGATGTAGACCCTCATATTGAG GTGGACGAGGCAGCTTTTGAGACAGACGAAGAGAAAGCTTTATGGAGTTCTTTCTTGTCAGTTAGAAACAAAATATGTCATG GTATTGAGATTGATGAGTTTGTTGAAATATCATCACAACTACTACAACCCCTTGAAGATTTCTTTAATCATGTGTTTGTAATGGTG gaagaagaaagagtccGCAAGAACAGGCTTGCTTTGCTGAAGAAAATTTCTGACCTTCCAAGTGGAATAGCAGACCTCTCGATTTTGCCTGGATTTTAA
- the LOC117619305 gene encoding glycine--tRNA ligase, chloroplastic/mitochondrial 2 isoform X3 codes for MAILALPLVISFLKPHTSRLFLLRSGKPNPTHLCNPLGYCRRFTKTSVSAISTSAAPQHDSSTNPISVPQKTSVLTFQQAIQRLQEYWASVGCAIMQCSNTEVGAGTMNPLTFLRVLGPEPWHVAYVEPSVRPDDSRYGENPNRLQKHTQFQVILKPDPGNSQDLFIRSLSALGIDVCAHDIRFVEDNWESPVLGAWGLGWEIWMDGMEITQFTYFQQAGSLHLSPVSVEITYGLERILMLLQGVDHFKKIQYADGITYGELFLENEKEMSAYYLENAGVHHVQKHFDLFEEEARSLLSSGLAIPAYDQLLKTSHAFNILDSRGFVGVTERARYFGRMRSLARQCAQLWLKSRESLGYPLGVVSETVSLVCPEELVEAAVKKVHDDSRLFVLEIGTEELPPQDVVDASQQLKDLMVQLLAKQRLSHGDVQAFGTPRRLVVSVENLCTKQMENEVEVRGPPVSKSFDDHGNPTKVLSEDLPNAIAKISFPKSMRWNSQVMFSRPIRWILALHGDVVVPFTFAEVLSGNLSYGLRNTSSATVVVESAESYAGAMRNAGINIEMEERKKTVLEGSNALARSVNGQVFIQEGLLNEVVNLVEAPVPVLGEFKRSFLELPSDLLTMVMQKHQKYIAVRDENGSLLPYFIAVANGAIDETVVKKGNEAVLRARYEDAKFFYEMDTRKQFSEFRSLLKGILFHEKLGTMLDKVLRIQNMVNKLSLALGMDDNTNKTVQSAASLAMADLATAVVTEFTSLSGVMARHYALRDGYSEQVAEALFEIMLPRFSGDILPKTDAGIVLSIADRLDSLVGLFSAGCQPSSANDPFGLRRISYGLVQVLVEQDKHLDLRQALELAADVQPLKVDPSTVNDAHQFVTRRLEQYLVDKGISSEVVRSVLAERANLPCLAARSACKMEALSKGSLFPKVVEAYSRPTRIVRGKDVDPHIEVDEAAFETDEEKALWSSFLSVRNKICHGIEIDEFVEISSQLLQPLEDFFNHVFVMVEEERVRKNRLALLKKISDLPSGIADLSILPGF; via the exons ATGGCCATCCTCGCTCTCCCTCTAGTCATCTCCTTTCTCAAGCCCCACACTTCCCGCCTCTTTCTCCTCCGCTCCGGCAAGCCCAATCCTACCCATCTCTGCAACCCACTCGGCTACTGCCGCCGCTTCACCAAAACCAGCGTCTCTGCAATTAGCACCTCTGCTGCTCCACAGCATGACTCTTCTACGAACCCAATTAGTGTTCCCCAGAAAACCTCTGTCCTCACTTTCCAACAAGCCATTCAACGCCTCCAG GAATATTGGGCTTCGGTTGGATGTGCCATAATGCAATGTAGCAACACAGAG GTTGGAGCTGGGACTATGAATCCCTTGACATTCTTAAGGGTTCTTGGTCCAGAACCGTGGCATGTTGC GTATGTGGAGCCTAGTGTTCGACCAGATGATAGTCGTTATGGCGAAAACCCAAACAGGCTCCAGAAACACACTCAATTTCAG GTTATATTGAAGCCTGACCCTGGAAACTCACAAGACCTTTTCATCCGCAGCTTATCAGCTTTAG GTATCGATGTTTGTGCACATGATATACGATTTGTGGAGGACAACTGGGAGAGTCCG GTGCTTGGAGCTTGGGGTTTGGGTTGGGAAATCTGGATGGATGGGATGGAGATTACTCAGTTCACCTACTTTCAGCAG GCTGGAAGTCTTCACTTGTCGCCAGTATCTGTTGAAATCACTTATGGTCTTGAGCGTATCCTCATGTTGCTTCAG GGAGTTGatcattttaagaaaattcAATACGCTGATGGAATTACATATGGGGAGCTTTTCTTGGAGAATGA GAAGGAAATGAGTGCATATTATCTAGAGAATGCTGGGGTGCACCATGTTCAGAAGCATTTTGATCTTTTTGAGGAGGAAGCTCGCTCCTTGCTTTCTTCAGGCCTAGCAATACCTGC GTATGATCAGCTTCTGAAAACATCTCACGCTTTTAATATCTTAGACTCTAGAGGCTTTGTTGGGGTAACAGAGCGTGCTCGGTACTTTGGGCGGATGCGTAG TTTAGCTCGTCAGTGTGCACAACTTTGGTTAAAGAGCAGGGAATCTCTTGGATATCCACTGGGCGTGGTTTCTGAAACTGTTAGTCTTGTATGTCCTGAAGAGCTTGTGGAGGCAGCAGTTAAAAAG GTGCATGATGATTCAAGGTTATTTGTTCTTGAAATTGGGACTGAAGAGCTGCCACCTCAAGATGTTGTTGATGCAAGCCAGCAA TTGAAAGATTTAATGGTTCAGTTACTAGCAAAGCAAAGACTGAGCCATGGTGACGTACAAGCTTTTGGCACACCTCGCCGACTGGTG GTTTCTGTTGAGAATCTCTGCACTAAACAAATGGAGAATGAGGTTGAGGTTCGAGGGCCTCCTGTTTCAAAATCTTTTGATGATCATGGAAATCCTACGAAG GTTTTGTCTGAGGATTTGCCTAATGCGATTgcaaaaatttcatttccaaAGTCAATGCGCTGGAACTCTCAG GTTATGTTTAGCAGACCTATTCGTTGGATTTTGGCACTGCATGGAGATGTAGTTGTGCCCTTTACTTTTGCTGAAGTTTTGAG tggAAACCTGTCTTATGGTCTTCGTAACACTTCTTCAGCTACTGTCGTG GTTGAAAGTGCTGAATCCTATGCCGGTGCAATGAGGAATGCTGGGATCAATATTGAAATGGAG GAACGTAAGAAAACAGTATTGGAGGGCTCTAATGCATTAGCCAGAAGTGTAAACGGACAAGTGTTTATTCAGGAAGGCTTACTCAATGAG GTTGTAAATCTCGTAGAGGCACCTGTACCGGTCCTTGGGGAGTTTAAAAGGTCTTTCTTAGAGCTTCCTAGTGATCTTCTGACTATG GTTATGCAGAAGCATCAGAAGTATATTGCTGTGAGGGATGAAAATGGAAGTCTTTTGCCATACTTCATTGCT GTGGCAAATGGAGCAATTGATGAGACCGTGGTCAAAAAAGGAAATGAGGCTGTACTGAG AGCTCGCTATGAAGATGCTAAATTCTTCTATGAAATGGATACACGGAAACAGTTTTCAGAATTTAGAAGTCTACTTAAAGGGATTCTTTTCCAT GAGAAGTTAGGAACAATGTTGGACAAGGTGCTGCGCATTCAGAATATGGTTAACAAACTAAGCTTGGCCCTTGGAATGGATGACAACACAAATAAAACTGTCCAGAGTGCTGCATCACTTGCTATGGCAGATCTGGCTACAGCAGTTGTCACAGAATTTACTTCCCTTTCAGGAGTAATGGCTCGTCATTATGCTCTTAGAGATGGCTATTCAGAGCAG GTTGCAGAGGCTTTGTTTGAGATCATGCTTCCGAGATTTTCTGGAGATATACTTCCTAAAACTGATGCAGGCATAGTTCTGTCCATTGCTGACAG ATTAGATAGCCTTGTCGGCTTATTTTCTGCTGGTTGTCAGCCCAGTTCTGCTAATGACCCATTTGGCCTGAGACGAATCTCTTATGGTCTT gTCCAGGTGTTGGTGGAACAAGATAAGCATCTGGACTTACGACAAGCATTGGAACTTGCTGCAGATGTCCAACCCCTTAAAGTAGATCCAAGTACTGTAAATGAT GCACATCAATTTGTGACAAGGAGATTAGAGCAATATCTG GTTGATAAGGGAATAAGTTCAGAAGTGGTTCGTTCTGTCCTTGCAGAGCGTGCAAACTTGCCTTGCCTGGCAGCAAGGTCTGCATGTAAA ATGGAAGCCTTGTCGAAAGGCTCGCTTTTCCCAAAGGTTGTTGAAGCATATTCTCGTCCGACAAGAATAGTCCGAGGAAAGGATGTAGACCCTCATATTGAG GTGGACGAGGCAGCTTTTGAGACAGACGAAGAGAAAGCTTTATGGAGTTCTTTCTTGTCAGTTAGAAACAAAATATGTCATG GTATTGAGATTGATGAGTTTGTTGAAATATCATCACAACTACTACAACCCCTTGAAGATTTCTTTAATCATGTGTTTGTAATGGTG gaagaagaaagagtccGCAAGAACAGGCTTGCTTTGCTGAAGAAAATTTCTGACCTTCCAAGTGGAATAGCAGACCTCTCGATTTTGCCTGGATTTTAA
- the LOC117619305 gene encoding glycine--tRNA ligase, chloroplastic/mitochondrial 2 isoform X1: MAILALPLVISFLKPHTSRLFLLRSGKPNPTHLCNPLGYCRRFTKTSVSAISTSAAPQHDSSTNPISVPQKTSVLTFQQAIQRLQEYWASVGCAIMQCSNTEVGAGTMNPLTFLRVLGPEPWHVAYVEPSVRPDDSRYGENPNRLQKHTQFQVILKPDPGNSQDLFIRSLSALGIDVCAHDIRFVEDNWESPVLGAWGLGWEIWMDGMEITQFTYFQQAGSLHLSPVSVEITYGLERILMLLQGVDHFKKIQYADGITYGELFLENEKEMSAYYLENAGVHHVQKHFDLFEEEARSLLSSGLAIPAYDQLLKTSHAFNILDSRGFVGVTERARYFGRMRSLARQCAQLWLKSRESLGYPLGVVSETVSLVCPEELVEAAVKKVHDDSRLFVLEIGTEELPPQDVVDASQQLKDLMVQLLAKQRLSHGDVQAFGTPRRLVVSVENLCTKQMENEVEVRGPPVSKSFDDHGNPTKAAEGFCRRYSAQLNSLYRKSDGKTEYVYARVIESARFALEVLSEDLPNAIAKISFPKSMRWNSQVMFSRPIRWILALHGDVVVPFTFAEVLSGNLSYGLRNTSSATVVVESAESYAGAMRNAGINIEMEERKKTVLEGSNALARSVNGQVFIQEGLLNEVVNLVEAPVPVLGEFKRSFLELPSDLLTMVMQKHQKYIAVRDENGSLLPYFIAVANGAIDETVVKKGNEAVLRARYEDAKFFYEMDTRKQFSEFRSLLKGILFHEKLGTMLDKVLRIQNMVNKLSLALGMDDNTNKTVQSAASLAMADLATAVVTEFTSLSGVMARHYALRDGYSEQVAEALFEIMLPRFSGDILPKTDAGIVLSIADRLDSLVGLFSAGCQPSSANDPFGLRRISYGLVQVLVEQDKHLDLRQALELAADVQPLKVDPSTVNDAHQFVTRRLEQYLVDKGISSEVVRSVLAERANLPCLAARSACKMEALSKGSLFPKVVEAYSRPTRIVRGKDVDPHIEVDEAAFETDEEKALWSSFLSVRNKICHGIEIDEFVEISSQLLQPLEDFFNHVFVMVEEERVRKNRLALLKKISDLPSGIADLSILPGF, encoded by the exons ATGGCCATCCTCGCTCTCCCTCTAGTCATCTCCTTTCTCAAGCCCCACACTTCCCGCCTCTTTCTCCTCCGCTCCGGCAAGCCCAATCCTACCCATCTCTGCAACCCACTCGGCTACTGCCGCCGCTTCACCAAAACCAGCGTCTCTGCAATTAGCACCTCTGCTGCTCCACAGCATGACTCTTCTACGAACCCAATTAGTGTTCCCCAGAAAACCTCTGTCCTCACTTTCCAACAAGCCATTCAACGCCTCCAG GAATATTGGGCTTCGGTTGGATGTGCCATAATGCAATGTAGCAACACAGAG GTTGGAGCTGGGACTATGAATCCCTTGACATTCTTAAGGGTTCTTGGTCCAGAACCGTGGCATGTTGC GTATGTGGAGCCTAGTGTTCGACCAGATGATAGTCGTTATGGCGAAAACCCAAACAGGCTCCAGAAACACACTCAATTTCAG GTTATATTGAAGCCTGACCCTGGAAACTCACAAGACCTTTTCATCCGCAGCTTATCAGCTTTAG GTATCGATGTTTGTGCACATGATATACGATTTGTGGAGGACAACTGGGAGAGTCCG GTGCTTGGAGCTTGGGGTTTGGGTTGGGAAATCTGGATGGATGGGATGGAGATTACTCAGTTCACCTACTTTCAGCAG GCTGGAAGTCTTCACTTGTCGCCAGTATCTGTTGAAATCACTTATGGTCTTGAGCGTATCCTCATGTTGCTTCAG GGAGTTGatcattttaagaaaattcAATACGCTGATGGAATTACATATGGGGAGCTTTTCTTGGAGAATGA GAAGGAAATGAGTGCATATTATCTAGAGAATGCTGGGGTGCACCATGTTCAGAAGCATTTTGATCTTTTTGAGGAGGAAGCTCGCTCCTTGCTTTCTTCAGGCCTAGCAATACCTGC GTATGATCAGCTTCTGAAAACATCTCACGCTTTTAATATCTTAGACTCTAGAGGCTTTGTTGGGGTAACAGAGCGTGCTCGGTACTTTGGGCGGATGCGTAG TTTAGCTCGTCAGTGTGCACAACTTTGGTTAAAGAGCAGGGAATCTCTTGGATATCCACTGGGCGTGGTTTCTGAAACTGTTAGTCTTGTATGTCCTGAAGAGCTTGTGGAGGCAGCAGTTAAAAAG GTGCATGATGATTCAAGGTTATTTGTTCTTGAAATTGGGACTGAAGAGCTGCCACCTCAAGATGTTGTTGATGCAAGCCAGCAA TTGAAAGATTTAATGGTTCAGTTACTAGCAAAGCAAAGACTGAGCCATGGTGACGTACAAGCTTTTGGCACACCTCGCCGACTGGTG GTTTCTGTTGAGAATCTCTGCACTAAACAAATGGAGAATGAGGTTGAGGTTCGAGGGCCTCCTGTTTCAAAATCTTTTGATGATCATGGAAATCCTACGAAG GCTGCCGAGGGTTTCTGCCGGAGATACTCTGCACAATTGAACTCGTTATATAGAAAGTCTGATG GGAAAACAGAATATGTCTATGCTCGTGTAATAGAATCCGCCAGATTTGCTTTGGAG GTTTTGTCTGAGGATTTGCCTAATGCGATTgcaaaaatttcatttccaaAGTCAATGCGCTGGAACTCTCAG GTTATGTTTAGCAGACCTATTCGTTGGATTTTGGCACTGCATGGAGATGTAGTTGTGCCCTTTACTTTTGCTGAAGTTTTGAG tggAAACCTGTCTTATGGTCTTCGTAACACTTCTTCAGCTACTGTCGTG GTTGAAAGTGCTGAATCCTATGCCGGTGCAATGAGGAATGCTGGGATCAATATTGAAATGGAG GAACGTAAGAAAACAGTATTGGAGGGCTCTAATGCATTAGCCAGAAGTGTAAACGGACAAGTGTTTATTCAGGAAGGCTTACTCAATGAG GTTGTAAATCTCGTAGAGGCACCTGTACCGGTCCTTGGGGAGTTTAAAAGGTCTTTCTTAGAGCTTCCTAGTGATCTTCTGACTATG GTTATGCAGAAGCATCAGAAGTATATTGCTGTGAGGGATGAAAATGGAAGTCTTTTGCCATACTTCATTGCT GTGGCAAATGGAGCAATTGATGAGACCGTGGTCAAAAAAGGAAATGAGGCTGTACTGAG AGCTCGCTATGAAGATGCTAAATTCTTCTATGAAATGGATACACGGAAACAGTTTTCAGAATTTAGAAGTCTACTTAAAGGGATTCTTTTCCAT GAGAAGTTAGGAACAATGTTGGACAAGGTGCTGCGCATTCAGAATATGGTTAACAAACTAAGCTTGGCCCTTGGAATGGATGACAACACAAATAAAACTGTCCAGAGTGCTGCATCACTTGCTATGGCAGATCTGGCTACAGCAGTTGTCACAGAATTTACTTCCCTTTCAGGAGTAATGGCTCGTCATTATGCTCTTAGAGATGGCTATTCAGAGCAG GTTGCAGAGGCTTTGTTTGAGATCATGCTTCCGAGATTTTCTGGAGATATACTTCCTAAAACTGATGCAGGCATAGTTCTGTCCATTGCTGACAG ATTAGATAGCCTTGTCGGCTTATTTTCTGCTGGTTGTCAGCCCAGTTCTGCTAATGACCCATTTGGCCTGAGACGAATCTCTTATGGTCTT gTCCAGGTGTTGGTGGAACAAGATAAGCATCTGGACTTACGACAAGCATTGGAACTTGCTGCAGATGTCCAACCCCTTAAAGTAGATCCAAGTACTGTAAATGAT GCACATCAATTTGTGACAAGGAGATTAGAGCAATATCTG GTTGATAAGGGAATAAGTTCAGAAGTGGTTCGTTCTGTCCTTGCAGAGCGTGCAAACTTGCCTTGCCTGGCAGCAAGGTCTGCATGTAAA ATGGAAGCCTTGTCGAAAGGCTCGCTTTTCCCAAAGGTTGTTGAAGCATATTCTCGTCCGACAAGAATAGTCCGAGGAAAGGATGTAGACCCTCATATTGAG GTGGACGAGGCAGCTTTTGAGACAGACGAAGAGAAAGCTTTATGGAGTTCTTTCTTGTCAGTTAGAAACAAAATATGTCATG GTATTGAGATTGATGAGTTTGTTGAAATATCATCACAACTACTACAACCCCTTGAAGATTTCTTTAATCATGTGTTTGTAATGGTG gaagaagaaagagtccGCAAGAACAGGCTTGCTTTGCTGAAGAAAATTTCTGACCTTCCAAGTGGAATAGCAGACCTCTCGATTTTGCCTGGATTTTAA